The following are from one region of the Pectinophora gossypiella unplaced genomic scaffold, ilPecGoss1.1 Pgos_59, whole genome shotgun sequence genome:
- the LOC126381517 gene encoding uncharacterized protein LOC126381517, protein MAGTASNYPRGARGGRGGRGAGRGARRAAPARGGGAGTYCLSQAAPRAPSADQDNRGERPGNETSDNDDDEPIYQMSHESLFDGTLGRYRGSPVRLHVREGAQPVYHRARPVPYTLRPRVDAELDAMLCAALWNMVEQTQNGIRKTEKPNYEDTITQPYTASCENVNEDDYENNNSASDKDYNERSNDSDNHSIDLENSSDSFKTVEWNDDTEDNLSSWSLTPEDFTNVPYGVRNERGKLMLDQKLQNLDTPKLNKSTQHDKTTNSE, encoded by the exons ATGGCGGGAACAGCCAGTAATTATCcccgcggggcgcggggcggtCGCGGCGGACGCGGCGCAGGGCGCGGGGCGAGGCGCGCGGCCCCGgcccgcggcggcggcgccggtaCCTACTGCCTCAGCCAGgcagcgccgcgcgcgccgtcAGCTGATCAGGACAATCGAGGCGAGCGGCCGGGGAATGAGACGAGCGATAACGACGACGATGAACCTATTTACCAAATGTC GCATGAGTCATTGTTTGACGGCACGCTGGGACGGTACCGCGGCTCCCCCGTGCGGCTGCACGTGCGCGAGGGAGCTCAGCCGGTGTACCACCGCGCGCGGCCGGTGCCGTATACGCTGCGGCCCCGCGTGGACGCTGAGCTGGACGCCATGCTGTGCGCCGCACTATGGAATATGGTAGAACAAACGc AAAATGGGATTCGCAAAACAGAAAAGCCGAATTATGAAGATACTATCACGCAACCGTATACTGCAAGCTGTGAAAACGTTAATGAAGATGACTATGAAAACAATAATAGTGCCAGTGATAAGGACTACAATGAAAGAAGTAATGATAGTGATAATCATAGTATTGATCTAGAAAATAGTAGCGACTCGTTCAAAACAGTTGAATGGAACGATGATACAGAAGACAATTTGTCTTCATGGTCATTAacgcctgaagattttacaaatGTTCCATATGGTGTGAGGAATGAACGAGGAAAATTGATGCTTG ATCAGAAGTTGCAAAACCTTGATACACctaagttaaataaatctactcaacatgataaaacaacaaatagtGAATGA